CGATAGGAGAGCATAAGTTGTTCGACGCAGTAAGCAATGGGGATCTTGGCGCCCCGCCGGGTTTCGGCTCTTGCAACGAACTTAACTCCTCGTCAGACAACTAGCCGTCAAAGCAGGTTGACGCGGACACCCGGCCGAGGGCGGCCAGACCTACCTTGAGTTCTCCCGCCAGCAAACTCTTTTTTACAATGCGCAGACATCTTGGTGACAATCCATGATTTCAGTGACGGTACTGTGACGAACAGTTAGTTTTCTGGAGGTTCGTCCGCTAATGCAGCCACTCAAAGTGCCTCGGCCAATTCGATTCGAAACGCCAACCATTCCCGCTCAAAAGGACTTTCAGCCCTTTGTAAATGACCGAGGCAATAGTGGATTTGTCACCCCTACCCTGGCCATAGCCGACAGGGTCACCCAATTTCGTCCGGCGATTGCTGATCCTGGGGGTCTCCTCAGAATTGTCTGCAAGGGGAGGCTTGTCTCGCTGATCCCAGCGGAAATCGAGTTCATAAAATCCGCTGCCAACTATGTTGAAGTACATGCTGGCGGATTACGCTACCGCGTCCGCTCTACGCTGAAGCAATTTCAGACCCGTCTAAATCCTACGACTTTCGTGAGAATTCATCGCTGCACCATTGTGAATCTCAGGCACGTAAAGAACTGCCGGCCGATTCGCCGCGGCGACAGTTTGCTCACGCTCCTCAACGGAAGAGAGCTGGTCGTGAGCCGGAAACACAAGGAAGCTCAGAACGCTTTGCGAGCCCTTGCATAGACTTCTGCAGACCGGGCTTATCTCTATCTTCTAGCCCAGAGAATTAGAGGACCCAAGACTTCTGGGTCCTCTAATCGCTTCTGCTAAACCTTCCTGCGTAGTTCAGTGATTCTCCCGCTTGTCTTCGCGAGCATTAATTGTGGTCCTCATCCAGGGGTGAATGCAGCATTGAAAGTTCGCGGCTTCGCCTTCCTTCACCTGGGCAGTGGCTGACATCCCAGCGGGCAAGAAGATGTTGTCAGGCCCTGGCTGTTGTGGCACTAGCATGCCGTTGACGACCTGAGCGCACTCCGGTGCCGGAACATTATTGCCGGAACCAGCATTCAGCGGGGCAACGAATCCGCCCCCGAATTTCTTCACTCGGGTGAACGTGTGGAGTTCCCCGCCCGAATTCTTAAGGCTCAGATTCGCGCCCTCTTCAGCGTTATTCTGCGAGGCAACGAACCGCCAAGCGCCCACCGATTTGTCTGCGGCGAGTTCCTGTCCAAAGCCAGAGAGCGTGATAAAGCCGCTTGATGTATCGCGTCCGCAGCCGATATTGGCGAAACTGACCGGATCGCAGTAGTCGCGCACATCGACCGTAATGTCTGCAGGCTGATCTCTGTCCTTCTTATCTTTGTCGTCTCCTGCGAACATAGCAACTGAGTACAGCAGGCCAAGCGACATAGTCAGGCTCAGAATTCTCCTCATGATCGTTCCTCCTTGAGAAATCTGTTTGGGATTCACAGATGGCCAAGCTAAGCGAGGGACATAGTGGCGGTTGTCAAGGATTTGTCATGCCACAGAGATTCGGTGGGACAGAGCGGCCCTTGCTCAGTGCGGCTCGTACGATGAAGTCGCAGCCGAGTCGTAGTCACGCCCATATTTGTTTTTGTGCTGGGCGAGGCTCTCGCCGGAAGGCACTTGAATAACTCCGAGTTGCACCGGCTCCTGGCCGACTGTAAAGCGGCGAGAGAGTTTCCCCATCTCCTCGCTGTTTAGTCCTTCCGCCCAGATCTGGAGCAGATATTCTCCAGACTCGACATTTGGCATCTTCACCGATCCGTTGCTATCGACGAGCGAGTAATAAGGCGTATCCAGCGAGATCACAATGGCATTCATCTGTGGATGGATGTTGCAGAAGATGTAGCTGACTCCTGGCCGATCGAACTTTACCGAGCGGCTTGTGCCAGACTCATAAAGCCCCAGGTCAAATCTCTTTCCTTCGAACAAGGAAAAGACATTGTGAAAGAACGGATCCCGATTCGGGAACTCAACCACAGATCCTGGCGGGATCACCAACAGGTGCGGTGAAAACGTTTTGTTTTTCTGCGTGAGCGTTGAGCGAATGGGAGCCCGTCTCAACGATGCCGCTTGAGCCGAATTTACCGGCGTAAGGGAAACGACAACTCCTGACGCATCCTCGTTCTTATCGGAGGCGACTTGCACTTTGCCAACAACATCGGCGGCCTGAAGGCAGGTCGCCGCTCCGCAACAAAGTGCAACCGTCAGGGAAAGAATGAAGGTTCTATAGCGAGTCATCTGGATCAAAACAGCAGTCCGATTCCCATACCAATGTTCTCGATAGAAGCAGTGGCTTGCCCAATCCTGGAGGAGACGATGTGGCGATACTCCAGTGAAAAGAGCAAATCTGAACGTGGCCTGTAGATCACATTCGCCATTGCGCTGCGGTTCCGGCCGAGTCTCGGATAGAAAAGATTCTGCACGGCCGCAATTTGCCGCACTTGATCTGAGAACGGATTGTCGAGCCCATAGCCGGCGTTGAACTGCACTACAGGGCTCGCCTCGTAGCTGGCCTGCGTCCATCCGCCAATGGTATCGAGTCCGCGAACGACTGCCGATCTGTTTAGCAAAGAGTCCGACTGGAGAACGCTTGTTCCGGCTGCTGCGCCGAAGCCACCGAGTGCTCGACCGCGATAGAATTCGCCTTTCAGACCAAAGCGGCTGATTACGGGAATTTGCCAGTCCGAGGTCAAAGCCCAACCGTCCACACCGCGATTGAATCCCCAATTTTGACGACTGAAGTAACCGCTCGCCGCGATTGCGAGTGGACGATCTTCCGAAGTCGCCCTTGACCAGCCGATGCGAGCCGTATATCCAGGCTGCCGTGAAGCTTCGCCGGCTTGTGGCAGGCGCTCGAACTGCGAGCTTGGAAGTTCGCCGGTAAGTGGATCGACAATTCCTGCCGCCAACGTTAGCCGCTGCGAGTTTGGCAGTGCGAACCAGTGCTGAACATTGATTTGCGGCGTCCACGTCCACAAATTGCCGCTGTAGGAAAACTCAGGGTACACGAGTGAAATCACAGATGTCGGTGAAAGCGGTGAGAACAGTGGGGAATCCTGCCCGGCCGTCAATGAAGTGTGCGACCAATTGAGTCGTACGTTTCCGGTACGCAGGCGCATCAATCCAAGAGTAACGCCGTCTCCCGTGTTGGGAAACCCACCGGCGAAATCGAATCTGAGGTCGCCCGAAACTCTTGCGCCGGCCCACTCGGGTCCGAAAGCTTCGATTCCTATTTGCGATTGACGCAATGTTCCTGCAAATGACCCACCGCCATATGAAATGGAGGTCGGTGGCGTGACGCCGGGCGAATCGACGCTGTAGGGCACACCACGATTGCTGAACATATTCAGCATCACGAGCCCTGATAAGCGCACACGGTATCTCGATCCGCTCTCGACCTTGGTCTGATACTGTTCATCGACCTTGCCGGTGAGAAGTTCATACTCCTCTTCGAGCTTTGACAGCCTTGCTGTGGAGGATCTGGCAGCTGGCTGCGATTGTTCACCAGAGCCGACGTCCGCAGCGATCTCAGATTGGACCTGCGCCTGTTGCGGGGGCGAGATCTGCTCCAATCGTCGCTGGAGTTCCAGAGTTTCAGCGCGATAGCGGCTCGCCTCGGTCCGGAGCTCTTCGACGGACGATTCCAGCTTCGCAATTTGCTTTTGCAGTTGCTCAACAGCATTGGCGAGTTGCGACTCCGAGCTGGGAGGGCTTCCGCCGGATGTTTGTTGAGCCGCCATGATGCGGCACGCGAAGAGAAGTGCGATTACTACTCGAGCAATCTGCCCAGTCATGGATTTGGACCCCCTTCTGAGTGTGAGGCGGGGACAAGACTTTCTTCTTTTTACTACGGCGTTACCGTGGCGGCACTGCTGGTCCCGAAGCTAACGGTCGGTTCCTTGGGACCAAGCGGCAGCGTAACGACAAAGGTTGTTCCCTTCGGAGAGCTGCTTTCAAGGCGAAGATCCCCACCATGGTCCTCAACGATTTTTTGCGTCACCGTCAAACCCAATCCGGTACCGTTTGCCTTGCCCTGGGTAAAGAATGGTTCGAAGATCCTCTGCTGCAAATAGGCCGGGATGCCGCGTCCATTGTCGCTGACGCGGATCTCGATCTCGTTTTTGTTTTCAAAGAAATCAATGTTGATTTGCCCTGCAGTGGGGGACACTGCTTCGCACGCGTTTAATAAGAGGTTGTGAAAGACCCTTTCGAGTTTTCTCACGTCATAGGCGCCTTCGATCGTCTCGTGCGATCCCATTTCGATACGAATGTTGCGGAACTCCGGCCGCATACGGATCGTGTGGATTGCGGATCGAATTGCCTCTTCCGGTCGCGATGGACTGAGACGAAGCGACTCGCGAGTTCTGGAGAACTCCAGTAGCGAATCGATCAGTTCGTTCATTTGATGAACGGCTGTCTGAATCTCTTCATACAGCTCTTCGCGCTCTGAACTCCGGCGGCGGTCGTCGCTCAGAAACTCGGCATTCGCGATGATGGCCGATAAATGGTGCCGCAAATCGTGCGAGATGGAGCTGGCCATCCGGCCAATGGTCGCCAGGCGCTCACTATCGATCAGTTGTCTCTGGCTTTGCTGCAGATCGGCGCGCATTCGTCCAAACGAGGACGTAAGTTCCGCGACCTCATCACCGCCGCACGAAGTGACAGGAAACTCGAAGTCGGATTTGCCCAGGGCGCGCACACCTGCAACCAGGGATCTCAGCGGCTGTGTAATGGTGCGCGAAATAATCCAGACCAGGCCGGCGCCCAGCAAAAGGGCGAGGGCACCGAGGCCAACTAGAACTCGATCGAGGTGGCTGATAAATCGGCTCGACTGGTCGAGTGACTTCAACACGGTCAGCCTCACTGCCACGGGAGCTTTTGAAAGCTGGGCTTCCCTTCCGAGGAAGCGTTCGCCGTTCAGTTGAATCTGCTCGGCGTTTCCAGCTGCAAACACAGGCGAACCGTTAGCCTCCAACTCCGTTGCTTGAGCAGGCGTCAGAGTAGTCCGAATGAAGCGATCGCCCGCTCGGAAAACCACTTCGCTCGCGGCCACTTCGCTCAACTGCCGCGTTACTTTTTCATCGATCTCCGAACCTAATGCCAAGAATCCAACGACACGATTCAACTCTTTGGGACCGAGGTAAATCGGCCGAACAGCAACCTGAAACAAATGACTTCCACAACTCCACCACAGGGTGGGATTTCCTGGAGGCATCGATTGCGCTAACTGCTGCTGGGCTTCGGGAACCGGAATGTCGATCGAACTTGCCTGCAGCGCCATCACGTTTCCGCTCGCGTCGGCGAGCATGAACAGGTCGCTGCCTGAGGTCTTCCACAGTCCGACCGAAGCATCCTGAATTGTTGCCGGGTGTCGCGTCGTCATGAGCGCCCGCACGATTGGCAGGTCAGCCATTAGGTCGGCCGAATGCGCGAGCGCGCTCTCACGCTGGCCCTGGACGTTTTGAAACGTGGCAAAAGAGTTTTGCAAGTCCTGCACGATTTGCTCACGGATGTGGCTCGTGACTACACGCCTGACCACTACAAGACTGGCAGTCGTAAGACCACCCGAGATCAGCAGCAAAGCAAGCAGGAATTTGGCGCGGAGGCTCACAGGTTTGTCTAAGGAACAAAACGATAGCCGACTCCATGCACGGTGAGAAAGTGAGCCGGATTTGCCGGCTCCGGCTCAAGCTTCTGCCGGAGCTTCATGATGTGATTGTCCACGGTTCGGGTGCTGGGGTATTCGCTGTAACCCCACACTTCGTTCAGTAGCTCATCCCGCGAAATTACACGCTCGCGATTTTCCACCATGAACTTGAGCACTTTGAACTCCTGCGCGGTTAAAGGAATCAGCTCCCCACCCCGGGTAAGCTGCATGCGAGTGAAATCGACATCCACTTCATCGAAGGTAAACCTTTCCTCGAGTGGCGCCCGTGCCGAACGACGCAACGCAGCCCGAACTCGAGCCAGCAATTCGCGCGGAGAAAACGGTTTGGTGACGTAATCGTCGGCTCCCAACTCCAGCAGGAGCACTTTGTCCATTTCGTCGGACGTTGCGCTCACGACAATGATGGGCACAGAAGCGGACAGCCGCTTGATCTCTCGGCACACGTCCCTGCCACCCATTCCGGGCATGCGCAGATCCAGAAGCACAACGTTTGCCGGGCGAGCTGAAAACGCCTCCACGCCGAGAAGCCCGTCACCAGCAATTTCGACGGCGAACCCCTCCGGCTCAAAGAGCCGCGTCATGGATTTCTGAACCTTGGGGTCGTCTTCAACTACTAGGATTCGTTGCATTGAACCAGAATGAAGCTCCATAGATTATGTACGCAAATCTACAGAACCAAAAGCCTTCGGGCGACAGGCCGTCCCTCCGAATTATCAGGCACGTGGCTCCGATGAATGCGTACTCACCATATCAATGCATTTCGCTGTGATTGTCATAGAACTGTAAAAACGAGGCCGCTCAACCATTGCCTAGGGATGGATCCTAGGACTTCTGGCCGAGTTCCACAGCGATCTGCTTGGCCGCTGGATCGAGCTTAGTGATCCGAAAGCTCCGAATCTGGCCGGTCGCCAGCGCTTCAGATTGCGGTCTGGTTGTCGCAGGCGAACCGCCCTTCCAGCGAGCGCTCAACATTGAAGTCAGGGCCGACAAATCAGCTCCGGCAGTAGCCAGCGATTCCTGCTTTTGGGGAGCCACGCTGGTGACCCGGCAAGTCGCCTGCACACCCTCGCCCAACTCCACCCTCGCTTCCTGACTCGACGCCTCGATGACGCGACCTGTAACGACATCTCCTTCTTTGTGCTCTGCGATGTACTCATCGAGACCGCTGGGGACGAGTTGCTTCATGCTGAGGCGAAGTTGGCGCTTCTCCTTGTCGATGGCGAGCACCTGAGCCTTGACGGTTTGACCGACTTTCAGCACATCGCGCGGATGGTTGATGCGCTTTTCCGCGCTGATCTCGCTGACGTGAACCATTCCTTCGATGCCTTCTGCGACCTGCACGAAGGCTCCGAAGTTCATAATGCTGGTCACTGGACCTTCGACCGCGCTTCCCGGAATGAACCGCTTTGCAGCATCTTCCCACGGATCTCCGAGCGCTTGTTTCAGACCGAGAGAAATCCGTCGTTCTGCCGGGCTGACGCCGAGAATTACGGCCTCTACGCTGTCGCCGGGTTTCACGACATCGCTCGCCTTCCTCACCTTCTTCGCCCATGACATCTCGGAGATATGAATGAGTCCTTCGATCCCCGGCTCGAGTTCCACGAAGGCTCCGAATTCCATCAAGCGGGTGACGACTCCGCGCACACGTTCACCGGGCTTGTACTTGCTGGAGACGGAGTCCCAGGGACGCGGCTGAAGCTGCTTCATACTGAGCGAAATACGCCGCTTTTCAGAATCGATCTTTATGATCTTGGCTTCTACCTGCTGGCCCACAGATAGCACGGCGGCGGGTTTGTTGACGCGGCTCCAGGCGATCTCGCCTACATGCAGCAGGCCGTCGACTCCGCCAAGATCGACGAATGCACCATAGTCCGCGAGGCTACGGACTTCGCCGCGCACGATGTCGCCTTCCTGCATCTCGGAGTAACGCCGCTCCTTGACCAAGCGTTCTTCGTCTTCGGCGACTGCGCGACGATCAACCACAACATCTTCTTCGGCAACATCCAGCTTGATGATTCGGCAGCGAATCTCCTGCTCAATCAGCTTCTCTATCTCAGCCGCATCACGCACTCCGCTGCGCGAAGCCGGCATAAATGCGCGTACTCCGATGTCCACGCTCAACCCACCTTTGACAACGCCAGTGACCGTTCCCGAAATGGTCTGCTTCTCAGTGAAGGCTTTCTCAAGAGAGGCCCAATCCGTTGGCTGAATCACTTTGAATAGTGAGAGCTCGTAATAGCCTTCAGGGCCACGTCCTTTGACGGTGACGTGGAGTTTGTCGCCGGGCTTTGCCGTCTTACCGACATTCTGCAGATCTGCCAGGGACAGGATGCCTTCAGTCTTGAAGCCAATATCGAGGAATACGGATTCCGCAGAAACAGCGACTACTGTGCCTTCAATCTGATTGCCGGATTCGCCTTTGCGCGAGTGGCTGCGCTCGTACTGAGAGAGCAGCCCGTCAAATGATTCGTTTGCGTCGGAATCGGATTGGGATTCGGGAATGCTGGGATTGGACATGACAGAATTCGGATCTGATGCTGGTTCGCACCTCTAAAGATAACACCGCCACTCCGAGCACGCCGACCTGAAGAGACATGCACGCGCAAGCAGCATGGTAGAGACGCAGCATGCTGCGTCTCTACTGTGTGCAGAACCAAAAAAGAAAGCCGGGCAAAAATGCCCGGCTTTGAATGTTGTCGCTAAAAGCCAGCAGCTATTCCGCGGCCAGCTCTTCCGTTTCGCCTTCCTGGCGCATGATCTCCAAAGCCCGTTCGGCTTCGGCGTATGCTTGCGAGACTTCCTCTTGTACCTTCGCAGCCGCCTGCTCGAGTTCTGGCGAGAGGCGCACATTGCGGTAGTACTCCATGCCGGTACCGGCCGGGATGAGGCGTCCCACGATGACGTTCTCCTTGAGTCCGCGTAGGTGATCGACCGCGCCCTGGATAGAGGCTTCGGTGAGCACGCGCGTGGTCTCCTGGAACGACGCTGCCGAGATGAACGACTCCGTCGAGAGTGAAGCCTTGGTGATCCCTAGGAGCAGCGGACGACCCGTCGCCGGGCGGCCACCGTTGGCGATCACACGCTCGTTCTCTTCCCGGAAGCGGAATCTATCGGTCTGCTGTTCGAGCAGGAACGCCGTGTCTCC
This region of Terriglobales bacterium genomic DNA includes:
- a CDS encoding response regulator transcription factor, encoding MQRILVVEDDPKVQKSMTRLFEPEGFAVEIAGDGLLGVEAFSARPANVVLLDLRMPGMGGRDVCREIKRLSASVPIIVVSATSDEMDKVLLLELGADDYVTKPFSPRELLARVRAALRRSARAPLEERFTFDEVDVDFTRMQLTRGGELIPLTAQEFKVLKFMVENRERVISRDELLNEVWGYSEYPSTRTVDNHIMKLRQKLEPEPANPAHFLTVHGVGYRFVP
- a CDS encoding LytTR family DNA-binding domain-containing protein, whose translation is MQPLKVPRPIRFETPTIPAQKDFQPFVNDRGNSGFVTPTLAIADRVTQFRPAIADPGGLLRIVCKGRLVSLIPAEIEFIKSAANYVEVHAGGLRYRVRSTLKQFQTRLNPTTFVRIHRCTIVNLRHVKNCRPIRRGDSLLTLLNGRELVVSRKHKEAQNALRALA
- a CDS encoding 30S ribosomal protein S1; this translates as MSNPSIPESQSDSDANESFDGLLSQYERSHSRKGESGNQIEGTVVAVSAESVFLDIGFKTEGILSLADLQNVGKTAKPGDKLHVTVKGRGPEGYYELSLFKVIQPTDWASLEKAFTEKQTISGTVTGVVKGGLSVDIGVRAFMPASRSGVRDAAEIEKLIEQEIRCRIIKLDVAEEDVVVDRRAVAEDEERLVKERRYSEMQEGDIVRGEVRSLADYGAFVDLGGVDGLLHVGEIAWSRVNKPAAVLSVGQQVEAKIIKIDSEKRRISLSMKQLQPRPWDSVSSKYKPGERVRGVVTRLMEFGAFVELEPGIEGLIHISEMSWAKKVRKASDVVKPGDSVEAVILGVSPAERRISLGLKQALGDPWEDAAKRFIPGSAVEGPVTSIMNFGAFVQVAEGIEGMVHVSEISAEKRINHPRDVLKVGQTVKAQVLAIDKEKRQLRLSMKQLVPSGLDEYIAEHKEGDVVTGRVIEASSQEARVELGEGVQATCRVTSVAPQKQESLATAGADLSALTSMLSARWKGGSPATTRPQSEALATGQIRSFRITKLDPAAKQIAVELGQKS
- a CDS encoding HAMP domain-containing sensor histidine kinase, with translation MSLRAKFLLALLLISGGLTTASLVVVRRVVTSHIREQIVQDLQNSFATFQNVQGQRESALAHSADLMADLPIVRALMTTRHPATIQDASVGLWKTSGSDLFMLADASGNVMALQASSIDIPVPEAQQQLAQSMPPGNPTLWWSCGSHLFQVAVRPIYLGPKELNRVVGFLALGSEIDEKVTRQLSEVAASEVVFRAGDRFIRTTLTPAQATELEANGSPVFAAGNAEQIQLNGERFLGREAQLSKAPVAVRLTVLKSLDQSSRFISHLDRVLVGLGALALLLGAGLVWIISRTITQPLRSLVAGVRALGKSDFEFPVTSCGGDEVAELTSSFGRMRADLQQSQRQLIDSERLATIGRMASSISHDLRHHLSAIIANAEFLSDDRRRSSEREELYEEIQTAVHQMNELIDSLLEFSRTRESLRLSPSRPEEAIRSAIHTIRMRPEFRNIRIEMGSHETIEGAYDVRKLERVFHNLLLNACEAVSPTAGQINIDFFENKNEIEIRVSDNGRGIPAYLQQRIFEPFFTQGKANGTGLGLTVTQKIVEDHGGDLRLESSSPKGTTFVVTLPLGPKEPTVSFGTSSAATVTP